In Amyelois transitella isolate CPQ chromosome 5, ilAmyTran1.1, whole genome shotgun sequence, one DNA window encodes the following:
- the LOC106139119 gene encoding mitochondrial inner membrane protease ATP23 homolog, with product MSGDDNKSNMSSKEEGTSSNVKGNLKKSNNPKEEAWGYDLYPERRGTFKPSLGNVVLGKEGRENMDKLKCEKNVYDCVKNSAIVKMMMAALKSSGCPIDIRRHISCEVCDYSVSGGYDPELNQIVVCQNVSTRKGMVQGVLAHEMIHMFDYCRNELNFKNMEHLACTEIRAANLTHCSFTSAWSQGDASWTKIKQAHQDCVKTKALYSVLAVRQIGKAEAVDIIEKVFPKCYADLEPIGRRIRRNSEDMERAFKEAAYYGYE from the exons ATGTCTGGAGACGATAATAAGAGCAATATGTCTTCAAAAGAGGAGGGAACAAGTAGTAATGTTAAGGgcaacttaaaaaaatcaaataaccCTAAGGAAGAGGCTTGGGGTTATGATTTATACCCAGAGCGCCGGGGGACGTTCAAACCATCTTTAGGCAATGTTGTCTTGGGCAAGGAGGGTAGGGAAAATATGGATAAATTGAAGTGTGAGAAAAATGTGTATGACTGTGTAAAGAATA gtGCAATAGTGAAGATGATGATGGCAGCTTTAAAAAGCTCTGGTTG tcCTATTGATATCCGAAGACATATTTCATGCGAAGTTTGTGACTACTCTGTTAGTGGTGGATATGACCCAGAATTAAATCAA ATAGTAGTCTGCCAAAATGTGTCAACGAGAAAAGGCATGGTGCAGGGCGTGTTGGCTCATGAAATGATCCATATGTTCGACTATTGCCGGAATGAACTGAACTTTAAGAACATGGAACACTTGGCTTGCACGGAGATCAGGGCCGCGAACTTGACACATTGCTCGTTTACAAGCGCGTGGTCGCAGGGTGACGCGTCGTGGACCAAGATTAAACAAGCTCACCAG GATTGTGTGAAAACTAAAGCGCTGTATTCTGTGCTGGCCGTGAGGCAAATTGGCAAGGCGGAGGCGGTCGACATTATTGAGAAAGTTTTTCCGAAGTGTTATGCCGACTTGGAACCTATTGGGAGGCGAATAAGAAGAAATTCGGAGGATATGGAGAGGGCATTCAAAGAAGCAGCCTATTATGGGTATGAATAG